A DNA window from Cobetia marina contains the following coding sequences:
- a CDS encoding L-threonylcarbamoyladenylate synthase: MGQFFQIHPENPQKRLIDQAVAIIRQGGVIAYPTDSGYALGCHLGEKKAIERIKRLRELDDKHNFTLMCSDLSEIGTYAKVDNAVFRLLKSHTPGAFTFILHATTEVPRLLLHPKRRSIGVRVPDHAITHALLEAHHEPLMSVTLIPPGEELPMTDPEEIRQRFGHALDLIIDGGACRLEATSVVDLRDLPPVIVREGRGDISNFVE; this comes from the coding sequence ATGGGACAGTTTTTCCAGATACACCCTGAAAACCCGCAGAAACGTCTTATCGATCAAGCGGTTGCCATCATTCGGCAAGGGGGCGTGATCGCCTACCCGACCGATTCCGGCTATGCACTGGGTTGCCACTTGGGCGAGAAGAAAGCCATCGAGCGCATCAAGCGTCTGCGTGAACTCGATGACAAGCACAACTTCACCCTGATGTGCTCGGATCTGTCGGAAATCGGTACCTACGCCAAGGTGGACAATGCCGTCTTCCGACTGCTCAAGAGCCACACGCCCGGAGCCTTCACCTTCATCCTCCACGCGACCACCGAAGTGCCACGCCTGCTGTTGCATCCCAAGCGTCGCTCCATCGGCGTGCGCGTACCGGACCATGCCATCACGCATGCCTTGCTGGAGGCACATCACGAACCGCTGATGAGCGTGACGCTGATTCCGCCGGGCGAGGAGCTGCCGATGACGGACCCGGAAGAGATCCGCCAGCGCTTCGGGCATGCGCTGGATCTGATCATCGATGGTGGGGCCTGCCGCCTGGAGGCCACCAGCGTGGTGGACCTGCGCGACCTGCCGCCCGTCATCGTGCGCGAAGGACGAGGCGACATCTCGAACTTCGTCGAGTGA
- a CDS encoding ion transporter, translating to MPERQGPANEYGSTSQSATAPPRSSDFEPASGRLRARLFHWIFESDTKAAKAFDIALVAMILASVAVVMLDSVPSLNARHGELFRILEWTFTLLFTLEYAVRLYCLKHPGTWAKGFYGVLDLLSIAPTWLSLLIPGAQALLVVRVLRVLRLFRVLRLMAFVGEGRMLVEALARSRRKILLFFITVLSIITVFGALIYLIEPPEAGFTSIPKALYWAVVTLTTVGYGDIAPITPLGQFISAMMMILGYSILAVPTGVFSAEVLNGLRMQQTSDEACPGCGREGHDRNAKYCKFCGTWLDEDTRDPREPEPEPEPETDPEPGPEPDAEPPAKEETASPGDDSPDRDRS from the coding sequence ATGCCTGAACGCCAAGGGCCGGCCAACGAATACGGCAGTACGTCACAATCCGCCACCGCCCCCCCTCGCTCCAGCGATTTCGAGCCGGCCAGCGGCAGGCTGCGCGCCCGGCTGTTCCACTGGATCTTCGAGTCCGACACCAAGGCGGCCAAGGCCTTCGATATCGCGCTGGTCGCGATGATTCTCGCCAGCGTCGCCGTGGTGATGCTCGATAGCGTGCCATCGCTGAATGCCCGCCATGGGGAGCTGTTCCGCATCCTGGAATGGACCTTCACCCTGCTGTTCACGCTGGAATACGCAGTACGCCTCTATTGCCTCAAACATCCCGGCACCTGGGCGAAGGGCTTCTACGGCGTGCTCGACCTGCTGTCGATCGCCCCGACCTGGCTCTCGCTGCTGATTCCGGGGGCGCAGGCACTGCTGGTGGTGCGCGTGCTGCGCGTGCTGCGGTTGTTCCGCGTGCTGCGCCTGATGGCCTTCGTCGGCGAAGGTCGCATGCTGGTCGAGGCTCTCGCGCGCAGTCGTCGCAAGATCCTGCTGTTCTTCATCACCGTACTCAGCATCATCACGGTATTCGGTGCCCTGATCTATCTGATCGAACCCCCGGAAGCCGGCTTCACCTCCATCCCCAAGGCGCTCTACTGGGCGGTGGTGACGCTGACCACGGTGGGCTACGGCGATATCGCCCCCATCACGCCCTTGGGCCAGTTCATCTCGGCGATGATGATGATACTGGGCTATTCGATTCTCGCCGTGCCCACCGGCGTGTTCTCGGCCGAGGTGCTCAACGGCCTGCGCATGCAGCAGACCAGCGATGAAGCCTGCCCCGGCTGTGGCCGTGAGGGCCATGATCGCAATGCCAAGTACTGCAAGTTCTGCGGCACCTGGCTGGATGAAGACACGCGTGACCCACGCGAGCCTGAGCCTGAACCAGAGCCTGAGACAGACCCAGAACCCGGACCTGAGCCCGACGCCGAGCCGCCAGCGAAGGAGGAAACCGCCTCCCCAGGCGACGACTCCCCCGACCGCGACCGCAGCTGA
- a CDS encoding sensor histidine kinase, with protein sequence MASKVTRHWRPRSLLQLVLMAFMVVMLPIAVLMFQAGQALSELSELADVSARQAVDQTRRARTLTNLAVEMERSARQYAVLENPDLMKIYADKASAFRELLDEQARLLGEGDPRVSELKGSLSQLERMPEMSVAQVSSHLEDFGPFSIQASGLLNSTRELVDARIEGIRARASQVKTQLWWQTAALVSISLLLMLFFTWLIIRPIRQLERRINGLGSGTDREGPLIKGPAELVQLGERLDWLAARLDELEEQKQQFLRHMSHELKTPLASIREGTGLLIDEIAGPLSPHQMEILGLLDDSSKELQKLIEQLLDYNLLQHNQGLERSRFDVHEVFKEVLSKHRLALEKKGMRVHLPPASLSWEADRPRTGRILDNLISNAIAYGEDGGDLWLRARKERRQLVIEVANSGEPIAPKDRDHLFQPFYQGAVKRKGPLKGSGIGLSVAADSARAQFGQLALVEDAKADVCFRLTLPTPSRSPSSSQEGEQVLLGGDSAPHTT encoded by the coding sequence ATGGCCTCCAAGGTGACACGGCACTGGCGCCCCCGCTCTCTGCTTCAATTGGTATTGATGGCATTCATGGTGGTGATGCTGCCGATTGCAGTGCTGATGTTCCAGGCGGGTCAGGCACTCTCCGAGCTCTCGGAGCTGGCCGATGTCAGCGCTCGCCAGGCGGTTGACCAGACTCGCCGAGCCCGCACCCTGACCAATCTCGCCGTCGAGATGGAGCGCAGCGCACGCCAGTACGCGGTGCTGGAAAATCCGGATCTGATGAAGATCTACGCTGACAAGGCCAGTGCCTTCCGCGAGCTGCTGGACGAGCAGGCGCGCCTGCTGGGCGAGGGAGACCCGCGCGTAAGCGAACTCAAGGGCTCGCTGTCGCAACTCGAGCGCATGCCGGAGATGAGCGTGGCGCAGGTCAGCAGTCATCTCGAGGACTTCGGTCCCTTCTCCATCCAGGCCAGCGGCCTTCTGAACTCCACCCGTGAACTCGTCGATGCCCGCATCGAGGGCATTCGTGCGCGCGCCTCCCAGGTGAAGACTCAACTGTGGTGGCAGACGGCCGCGCTCGTCTCCATCAGTCTGTTGCTGATGCTGTTCTTCACCTGGCTGATCATTCGTCCCATCCGTCAGCTGGAGCGGCGCATCAATGGTCTCGGCAGCGGCACCGACCGAGAGGGTCCGCTCATCAAGGGGCCCGCCGAGCTGGTCCAGCTGGGTGAGCGTCTCGACTGGCTGGCGGCGCGTCTGGATGAGCTGGAAGAGCAGAAGCAGCAGTTCCTGCGTCACATGTCGCATGAGCTCAAGACACCGCTGGCCAGCATCCGTGAAGGCACCGGGCTGTTGATCGATGAGATCGCCGGCCCGCTCAGCCCGCATCAGATGGAAATTCTTGGCCTGCTGGATGACTCCAGCAAGGAATTGCAGAAGCTGATCGAGCAGCTCCTGGACTACAATCTGCTGCAACACAATCAGGGGCTCGAACGTAGCCGCTTCGATGTGCACGAAGTCTTCAAGGAAGTGCTGTCAAAGCACCGCCTGGCACTGGAGAAGAAGGGCATGCGCGTGCACCTGCCACCCGCCAGCCTCAGCTGGGAGGCGGATCGTCCGCGTACCGGCCGGATTCTCGACAACCTGATCTCCAACGCCATCGCCTATGGGGAAGATGGCGGCGATCTATGGCTGAGGGCGCGCAAGGAGCGTCGCCAGCTGGTGATCGAGGTCGCCAACAGCGGCGAACCGATCGCTCCGAAGGACCGCGATCACCTGTTCCAGCCCTTCTATCAGGGCGCGGTGAAGCGCAAGGGGCCGCTCAAGGGCTCCGGTATCGGTCTTTCGGTGGCCGCCGACAGTGCTCGCGCCCAGTTTGGTCAACTGGCGCTGGTGGAGGACGCCAAGGCCGACGTCTGTTTCCGCCTGACCTTGCCGACCCCCAGCCGCTCACCCTCCTCTAGTCAGGAAGGTGAGCAGGTCCTGCTGGGGGGTGACAGTGCACCCCATACCACATGA
- a CDS encoding CYTH domain-containing protein, translated as MAQEIELKLALTHSGLGRTAILERLADIAELAGTTPRRRWLANTYFDTPEHALERAKMALRLRRSGEDADSPGPLRQTLKTSGESHGGLHSRGEWEWALPDGQTGLDLGGLRGLPPLQALEEGPREHLLGALAPTFSTDFERHAWQLELTVTQDGQTAGVGVEMALDLGHVKAAGRETHIREIELELTGGDDLSAEQREGVLWALAESLASRLALRPADASKARRGAALRDGEWHEKTLDTTDTNALLAAAIDALDAHADRQQQDDMRWHDHALAAFSALASRLAASQHPGHVHAVALTEALSESREQGTSDSWMTAAFGQHSLSLLAALRSRGQ; from the coding sequence ATGGCGCAGGAAATCGAACTCAAGCTGGCGCTGACCCACAGCGGCCTCGGACGCACGGCGATTCTGGAACGTCTTGCGGACATCGCGGAACTGGCTGGCACCACGCCCCGTCGTCGCTGGCTGGCCAATACCTATTTCGACACGCCTGAGCATGCACTGGAACGCGCCAAGATGGCATTGCGCCTGCGCCGCAGTGGAGAGGATGCCGACAGTCCGGGCCCCTTGCGCCAGACCCTCAAGACCAGTGGCGAAAGCCATGGCGGCCTGCATTCGCGCGGCGAGTGGGAATGGGCGCTGCCCGACGGCCAGACAGGCCTCGATCTCGGTGGCCTGCGCGGCCTTCCCCCTCTGCAGGCGCTTGAGGAAGGTCCGCGTGAGCACCTGCTCGGCGCCCTCGCCCCTACCTTCAGCACGGATTTCGAACGTCATGCCTGGCAGCTGGAACTGACGGTGACGCAGGATGGCCAGACGGCGGGTGTCGGCGTCGAGATGGCGCTGGATCTCGGCCACGTGAAGGCAGCAGGTCGGGAGACGCACATCCGCGAGATCGAACTGGAACTCACTGGCGGTGACGACCTGAGCGCCGAGCAGCGCGAAGGGGTGCTGTGGGCGCTGGCGGAATCCCTGGCCAGCCGACTGGCCCTGCGCCCGGCAGATGCCAGCAAGGCACGCCGCGGTGCCGCACTCAGAGATGGCGAATGGCACGAGAAGACGCTGGATACCACCGACACGAATGCCCTGCTCGCCGCGGCCATCGATGCCCTGGATGCACATGCCGACCGCCAGCAGCAAGATGACATGCGCTGGCACGATCACGCCCTGGCCGCCTTCTCGGCCCTGGCCTCGCGCCTGGCCGCCAGTCAGCATCCCGGTCATGTCCATGCGGTGGCGCTGACGGAGGCGCTGAGCGAATCCCGTGAGCAGGGCACGTCAGACAGCTGGATGACAGCGGCCTTCGGTCAGCACAGCCTGTCGCTGCTGGCGGCATTGCGCAGCCGAGGCCAGTGA
- a CDS encoding PHP domain-containing protein yields the protein MSDVLSDHPPTSESPAHQPSSPPPARPVPRALPQRFETDIEVPDIDLHMHSTASDGGMAPAELVALVARRGVSRMSLTDHDSMEGIFEAQQAAIAHGVTLLPGCELSVRWRNQTIHLVALMPEGAGDALSAGLRQQHDARERRSHEIAARMEKLGLSDAMQRAREQATLSGSGDRPLSRPDFARALVEAGLARDLQDAFKRHLGSGQKGDVKAHWPEMEEAVGWIRADGGVAVMAHPMRYKLTRTKRGELLRDFISAGGEAAELVSGFQNIDRARDLARQLDELGLYASVGSDFHFPGGPLAPGSMSPPPRTRVPPVWCHPRLAPFFAAATATM from the coding sequence GTGTCCGACGTCCTGTCCGACCATCCGCCGACATCCGAGTCGCCCGCTCACCAGCCATCATCGCCACCGCCTGCCCGTCCGGTCCCCCGCGCGCTGCCCCAGCGTTTCGAGACGGACATCGAGGTGCCGGACATCGACCTGCACATGCACTCGACCGCCTCCGATGGCGGCATGGCGCCGGCAGAGCTGGTCGCGCTGGTCGCGCGGCGCGGCGTCTCGCGCATGTCACTGACCGATCACGACAGCATGGAAGGCATCTTCGAGGCTCAGCAGGCGGCGATTGCCCATGGCGTCACCCTGCTGCCGGGCTGCGAGCTGTCCGTGCGCTGGCGCAATCAGACCATCCACCTGGTGGCGCTGATGCCCGAGGGCGCCGGAGACGCGTTGAGCGCCGGCCTCAGGCAGCAACATGATGCACGTGAGCGGCGCAGTCACGAGATCGCCGCGCGCATGGAGAAGCTGGGACTGAGTGATGCCATGCAGCGTGCCCGTGAGCAGGCCACGCTCAGCGGGTCGGGAGACCGCCCCCTGTCGCGGCCCGACTTCGCGCGCGCGCTGGTGGAGGCGGGGCTGGCCCGTGATCTTCAGGATGCCTTCAAGCGTCACCTGGGCTCCGGCCAGAAGGGCGACGTCAAGGCACACTGGCCCGAGATGGAAGAGGCGGTGGGATGGATACGTGCCGATGGCGGTGTCGCGGTGATGGCGCACCCGATGCGCTACAAGCTCACCCGCACCAAGCGCGGTGAGCTGCTGCGGGACTTCATCTCTGCCGGCGGTGAGGCCGCCGAGCTGGTCAGCGGCTTCCAGAACATCGACCGTGCGCGTGACCTGGCGCGTCAGCTGGATGAACTGGGCCTCTATGCTTCCGTCGGCAGTGATTTCCACTTCCCCGGGGGGCCGCTGGCACCCGGCAGCATGAGTCCGCCACCGCGCACCAGAGTGCCGCCCGTCTGGTGTCATCCGCGCCTTGCACCCTTTTTTGCGGCCGCCACCGCCACCATGTGA
- a CDS encoding 5'-nucleotidase, lipoprotein e(P4) family produces the protein MPITFSSQARVSLLARATRVATLAGIMGLGVAPVSQAAETPEAAQCPPAAYAMALRYQQQSAEVAALQRQSYALATRQLETLLASRDDEKPAAIMTDLDETVIDNSALLVRDLKACHDFTGWDTWKAWEREGKPTLIPGAREFLELAASRGVAIYYVSDRYEENKDATVTTLKALGLPGVDDAHVRLLGPSKSVRRQAIAKDHDIVMQLGDSLHDFADDFSDKTPEQQKALVAEQAQHFGKDWIMLPNASYGSWSEATLTAWDKPFSDR, from the coding sequence ATGCCGATCACGTTTTCATCTCAAGCGCGTGTCTCATTGCTGGCGAGAGCCACCAGGGTCGCGACACTGGCAGGAATCATGGGCCTGGGAGTCGCTCCCGTCAGTCAGGCGGCCGAGACACCCGAGGCAGCGCAGTGTCCGCCGGCAGCATATGCCATGGCACTGCGCTATCAGCAGCAATCGGCGGAAGTCGCGGCCCTGCAGCGTCAGAGCTATGCGCTGGCGACACGTCAGCTGGAGACACTGCTGGCATCTCGTGATGACGAGAAACCTGCCGCGATCATGACCGACCTTGATGAAACCGTGATCGACAACTCCGCGCTGCTGGTGCGTGACCTGAAGGCCTGTCATGACTTCACGGGCTGGGACACCTGGAAGGCGTGGGAACGAGAGGGCAAGCCGACCCTGATTCCGGGGGCCAGAGAGTTCCTCGAACTTGCCGCATCGCGTGGCGTGGCGATCTACTACGTGTCGGATCGCTACGAGGAGAACAAGGACGCCACGGTCACCACGCTGAAAGCCCTGGGTCTGCCCGGTGTCGATGACGCCCATGTGCGCCTGCTGGGGCCGAGCAAGTCAGTGCGTCGCCAGGCGATCGCGAAGGATCACGACATCGTGATGCAGCTGGGCGACAGCCTGCATGATTTCGCGGATGACTTCTCCGACAAGACGCCCGAGCAGCAGAAGGCGCTGGTCGCGGAGCAGGCGCAGCATTTCGGCAAGGATTGGATCATGTTGCCGAATGCCTCCTACGGCAGCTGGAGTGAGGCCACGCTGACCGCCTGGGACAAGCCCTTCTCTGACCGCTAG
- a CDS encoding YciI family protein, with protein MLYSIVCQDVEGSLEARMAARPPHLARLEALNAAGRLVIAGPNPAIDSEAPGDAGFSGSVIIAEFDSLEEAQKWADADPFVIAGVYASAEVKPFKQTLP; from the coding sequence ATGCTGTATTCCATTGTCTGTCAGGATGTCGAAGGTAGTCTCGAAGCGCGCATGGCAGCACGACCGCCACATCTGGCACGTCTTGAGGCCCTGAATGCCGCAGGCCGTCTGGTCATCGCCGGCCCCAACCCGGCCATCGACAGCGAAGCACCGGGAGACGCCGGCTTCAGCGGCAGCGTCATCATCGCCGAGTTCGATTCCCTCGAAGAGGCCCAGAAGTGGGCCGATGCCGATCCCTTCGTCATCGCCGGTGTCTATGCAAGCGCCGAAGTGAAGCCGTTCAAGCAGACACTGCCCTAG
- the argA gene encoding amino-acid N-acetyltransferase yields MNTRFPFADWFRNSSPYINAHRGRTFVILIEGDALSSSRRTQLIQDLALLHTLGVRLVVVFGVRPQVREALEGVGIEAERHQGRWVVTRDILAHLEQQVATLRLRLEASLSLGLPNTPLHGVELSAVSGNLVMAKPLGVREGVDFLHGGEVRRVRSEAIQGLLSQQAIVVLPPLGFSSTGEVFDLDAAEVAEHAAVALAADKLILLGEGEGLFDEHGVLLRQLNPEQAAALAPPREDDSELSRHLAAACGAARRGVGRTHLLSWRDRDALLGELFTRDGIGTMITRQGYEQLRKARLEDVGGLLALLGPLEQRGILVARSRERLEHEIDDYVVLERDGMIIGCAALHVSRDAAMGELACVAVHDDYRRGQRGEQLLAEIEVRARRGGLTHLFALTTHTLHWFIEHGFVSAGLDDLPPMRREIYNSARNSKVLIKAL; encoded by the coding sequence TTGAACACGCGTTTTCCCTTCGCGGACTGGTTTCGCAACTCCTCTCCCTACATCAACGCTCACCGTGGGCGCACCTTCGTCATTCTGATCGAAGGCGATGCGCTGTCTTCCTCACGACGAACGCAGTTGATTCAGGATCTGGCGTTGCTGCACACCCTCGGCGTGCGACTGGTGGTGGTGTTCGGCGTGCGTCCGCAGGTCAGGGAAGCACTGGAGGGAGTGGGAATCGAGGCCGAGCGTCATCAGGGGCGTTGGGTCGTCACCCGTGACATCCTCGCGCATCTGGAGCAGCAGGTCGCCACGTTGCGCCTGCGCCTGGAGGCCAGCCTGTCTCTGGGGCTGCCCAATACCCCGCTGCATGGTGTCGAGCTCTCCGCCGTGTCGGGCAATCTGGTGATGGCCAAGCCGCTGGGCGTGCGAGAGGGCGTCGACTTCCTGCACGGTGGCGAGGTGCGTCGGGTGCGCAGCGAGGCCATCCAGGGGCTGCTTTCCCAGCAGGCCATCGTGGTGCTGCCGCCGCTGGGCTTCTCCAGCACCGGCGAAGTCTTCGACCTCGATGCGGCCGAGGTGGCCGAGCACGCGGCCGTGGCGCTGGCCGCCGACAAGCTGATCCTGCTGGGAGAAGGGGAGGGGCTGTTCGATGAGCATGGCGTACTGTTGCGTCAGCTCAACCCTGAACAGGCCGCCGCCCTGGCACCGCCACGTGAGGATGACAGCGAACTGTCTCGTCATCTGGCCGCGGCCTGTGGTGCGGCGCGGCGCGGCGTCGGTCGCACTCACCTGCTCAGCTGGCGGGATCGCGATGCGTTGCTGGGCGAGCTGTTCACCCGCGACGGGATCGGCACCATGATCACCCGCCAGGGCTACGAACAGCTGCGCAAGGCACGCCTGGAGGATGTCGGAGGATTGCTGGCATTGCTGGGGCCGCTGGAGCAGCGCGGTATCCTCGTCGCTCGCTCGCGTGAACGCCTCGAGCACGAGATCGACGACTATGTCGTGCTCGAGCGTGACGGCATGATCATTGGCTGTGCAGCCCTGCATGTCAGTCGTGACGCTGCCATGGGTGAGCTGGCCTGCGTGGCCGTGCATGATGACTACCGTCGTGGCCAGCGGGGTGAGCAGCTGCTGGCCGAGATCGAGGTGCGTGCACGGCGTGGTGGCCTCACGCATCTGTTCGCGCTGACCACACATACCCTGCATTGGTTCATCGAGCACGGCTTCGTGTCGGCCGGCCTGGATGACCTCCCGCCGATGCGCCGAGAGATCTACAACTCCGCGCGCAATTCCAAGGTGCTGATCAAGGCGCTCTAG
- a CDS encoding septation protein A codes for MKMLLDFLPIVIFFAVYKTTGDMIMATAVLIPATLAQVLYIYWRHKRVEKMQLVTLALVVVLGGATVLFGNSAFIQWKPTVVNWLFAVAFLLSPLFGGKPLVERMMEKAIQLPRAIWHRLNLAWVVFFLAMGGLNIYVFSHYSEDIWVDFKLFGMLGLTLLFVIVQGVYLSRHMVQAPQEESSSSTSSHKDDS; via the coding sequence ATGAAGATGTTGCTCGACTTTCTGCCGATCGTGATCTTCTTCGCCGTCTACAAGACGACTGGCGACATGATCATGGCCACGGCCGTACTGATCCCTGCCACCCTCGCCCAGGTGCTCTATATCTACTGGCGTCACAAGCGTGTCGAGAAGATGCAGCTGGTCACGCTGGCGCTGGTCGTCGTGCTGGGTGGCGCGACCGTGCTGTTCGGCAACAGCGCCTTCATCCAGTGGAAGCCGACCGTGGTCAACTGGCTGTTTGCCGTCGCCTTCCTGCTCTCGCCGCTGTTCGGCGGCAAGCCGCTGGTGGAGCGCATGATGGAGAAGGCGATCCAGCTGCCGCGTGCCATCTGGCACCGCCTCAACCTGGCGTGGGTGGTATTCTTCCTCGCCATGGGCGGCCTCAACATCTATGTCTTCAGCCACTATTCGGAAGACATCTGGGTCGATTTCAAGCTGTTCGGCATGCTTGGCCTGACACTGCTGTTCGTCATCGTTCAGGGCGTCTATCTGTCCCGTCACATGGTGCAGGCCCCTCAGGAAGAGTCTTCCTCTTCCACCTCTTCACATAAGGATGATTCGTGA
- a CDS encoding inorganic phosphate transporter: MSIIAQYGDVLVILACVFGFFMAWGVGANDVANAMGTSVGSKAITIKQAIVIAVIFEFLGAWLAGGEVTDTIRKGIIDPSLLIQNPQFLVYGMLASLLAAGIWLLIASMKGWPVSTTHSIVGAIVGFAAAGLGVDAVEWPKVGQIAASWLVSPLLAGSIAFVLFKSVQTLIFDNDDPFAAAKRYVPMYMFLVGFIISMVTMVKGLKHVGLHLSFESSLLLAVVIGAIVMGIGVLMERKVARSRLKEKNRATGDDFDFSGVEKVFGLLMMFTACAMAFAHGSNDVANAVGPLAAIISVVDSAGQIGAKASMPWWVLVLGGGGIVVGLVTYGRRVIATVGTGITELTPSRGFAATLAAASTVVLASGTGLPISTTHTLVGAVLGVGLARGMAALNLRVIGTIVMSWLITLPAGAILSILFFFMFKGMFG; encoded by the coding sequence ATGTCCATCATTGCTCAATACGGCGATGTGCTCGTCATCCTTGCCTGCGTATTCGGTTTCTTCATGGCGTGGGGTGTAGGCGCGAACGATGTCGCCAATGCCATGGGTACCTCGGTTGGTTCCAAGGCCATTACCATCAAGCAGGCGATCGTCATCGCCGTGATCTTCGAATTCCTCGGTGCCTGGCTGGCTGGTGGTGAAGTCACCGATACCATCCGCAAGGGCATCATCGACCCGTCACTGCTGATCCAGAATCCGCAGTTCCTGGTCTACGGCATGCTGGCATCACTGCTGGCCGCCGGTATCTGGCTGCTGATCGCGTCCATGAAGGGCTGGCCGGTCTCCACGACCCACTCCATCGTCGGTGCCATCGTCGGCTTCGCGGCGGCGGGTCTCGGCGTGGATGCGGTCGAGTGGCCCAAGGTCGGTCAGATCGCGGCCTCCTGGCTGGTCTCGCCGCTGCTGGCGGGCTCCATCGCCTTCGTGCTGTTCAAGTCCGTGCAGACGCTGATCTTCGACAATGACGACCCGTTCGCGGCCGCCAAGCGCTATGTCCCGATGTACATGTTCCTGGTCGGCTTCATCATCTCGATGGTGACCATGGTCAAGGGCCTCAAGCATGTCGGGCTGCACCTGAGCTTCGAGTCCAGCCTGCTGCTGGCCGTCGTCATCGGTGCCATCGTGATGGGGATCGGCGTGCTGATGGAGCGCAAGGTCGCGCGTTCTCGCCTCAAGGAGAAGAATCGCGCCACCGGTGATGATTTCGACTTCAGCGGCGTCGAGAAGGTCTTCGGCCTGCTGATGATGTTCACCGCCTGTGCCATGGCCTTCGCCCACGGCTCCAACGACGTGGCCAACGCGGTCGGTCCGCTGGCAGCCATCATCAGTGTCGTCGATTCCGCCGGTCAGATCGGCGCCAAGGCCAGCATGCCCTGGTGGGTACTGGTGCTGGGTGGCGGCGGTATCGTCGTCGGCCTGGTCACCTATGGTCGCCGCGTCATCGCCACCGTCGGTACCGGCATCACCGAGCTGACCCCGTCTCGTGGCTTCGCGGCCACCCTGGCGGCGGCCTCCACCGTGGTGCTGGCCTCCGGCACCGGCCTGCCGATCTCCACCACCCACACCCTCGTCGGTGCGGTGCTGGGGGTAGGTCTGGCACGCGGCATGGCAGCGCTCAACCTGCGCGTGATCGGCACCATCGTGATGTCCTGGCTGATCACTCTGCCGGCCGGCGCGATCCTGTCGATCCTGTTCTTCTTCATGTTCAAGGGCATGTTCGGCTAA
- a CDS encoding TIGR00153 family protein: MVTTNPFSSMFGRSPFKALHTHIIKTDDCAQHLLTFFDACEQGDWDQAASIRQTISKLEREADELKTQLRLNLPNSLFLPVSRSDLLELIHVQDSIANVTKDIAGIMLGRHMQIPTALVPAMREYLKTAVESVCQARRALGELEDLVESGFGRNMSELVDKLINELHELEKQSDEQQIAIRQTLFSLEAALPPVDVIFLYKIIDWVGDVADQAEKVGTRLQILMAR; the protein is encoded by the coding sequence ATGGTAACGACCAACCCTTTCTCTTCGATGTTCGGGCGCTCGCCTTTCAAGGCGCTGCACACCCACATCATCAAGACAGACGACTGTGCCCAGCACTTGCTGACCTTCTTCGACGCCTGCGAACAGGGTGATTGGGATCAGGCGGCCAGCATTCGTCAGACCATCAGCAAGCTGGAGCGTGAAGCGGACGAACTGAAGACGCAGCTGCGTCTCAATCTGCCCAATTCGCTGTTCCTGCCGGTATCCCGTTCCGACCTTCTCGAGCTGATCCATGTCCAGGATTCCATCGCGAACGTCACCAAGGATATCGCCGGCATCATGCTGGGTCGCCACATGCAGATACCCACCGCGCTGGTGCCCGCCATGCGTGAGTATCTGAAGACTGCGGTCGAATCGGTCTGCCAGGCGCGCCGTGCGCTGGGCGAGCTGGAAGATCTTGTCGAGTCCGGCTTCGGGCGCAACATGAGCGAGCTGGTCGACAAGCTGATCAATGAGCTGCATGAGCTCGAGAAGCAGTCCGACGAACAGCAGATCGCGATCCGCCAGACCCTGTTCTCGCTGGAAGCCGCTCTGCCACCGGTCGACGTGATCTTCCTCTACAAGATTATCGACTGGGTCGGCGATGTCGCCGATCAAGCTGAAAAGGTCGGTACCCGACTGCAGATCCTGATGGCGCGCTAA